A genomic segment from Neobacillus sp. YX16 encodes:
- a CDS encoding thioesterase family protein produces METIFTLQTQKEDIDSLGHVNNCRYVKFLEEARVNWYEKCGLSLNDFQEMSIGTVVLKMEVLYLKEATLGDTLKVITRPEYLGNTSFVLKQDIYNQFEEHITDAKVTMVMFDTLLRKSIKVIDQFAQYFK; encoded by the coding sequence ATGGAAACTATTTTTACACTTCAAACACAAAAAGAAGATATAGATTCATTAGGACATGTAAATAATTGTAGATACGTTAAATTTTTGGAGGAAGCACGGGTAAATTGGTATGAAAAATGCGGTTTATCTTTAAATGACTTTCAAGAAATGAGTATTGGAACGGTTGTTTTAAAAATGGAGGTTTTGTACTTAAAGGAAGCAACATTAGGAGATACTTTAAAAGTTATTACCCGTCCAGAATATTTAGGTAATACTAGTTTTGTATTAAAACAGGATATTTATAATCAATTTGAAGAACATATTACAGATGCTAAAGTTACTATGGTAATGTTTGATACATTATTAAGAAAAAGTATTAAAGTTATCGATCAATTCGCTCAGTATTTTAAATAA
- a CDS encoding TetR/AcrR family transcriptional regulator — translation MSSFRAQKMAKKKQEILRSAAAVLIEKGYQGTTMEEIAAKLLMTKGSMYYYFKNKDDLLYQCHLMIMEICLDGIENVIDSDLTPVEKVRSAIKEHILLATSEKSMFMALSKPNHNFSDDQLKEVLKLRKSYSQYFDRIIHEGIDKQVFNHVDVRMVRLIILGALNWIQEWYDQNGPQSAEEISEAYASYLLKMLLVDKK, via the coding sequence ATGTCTTCTTTTAGAGCGCAGAAAATGGCGAAAAAAAAGCAGGAAATCCTTCGTTCTGCTGCGGCCGTTCTTATTGAAAAAGGATACCAAGGGACGACGATGGAAGAAATTGCCGCCAAACTTCTCATGACAAAAGGTTCAATGTATTATTATTTTAAAAATAAGGATGACCTTCTGTATCAATGTCATTTAATGATTATGGAGATTTGTCTTGATGGAATTGAGAATGTTATCGATAGTGATCTGACTCCAGTCGAAAAGGTAAGAAGCGCAATTAAAGAACATATTCTACTGGCTACTAGTGAAAAATCAATGTTCATGGCTCTATCAAAGCCAAATCATAATTTCTCTGATGACCAACTTAAGGAAGTCCTCAAGTTAAGAAAAAGTTACTCTCAATATTTTGATAGAATTATTCATGAGGGTATTGATAAACAAGTGTTTAATCATGTGGATGTAAGAATGGTACGTCTAATTATTTTAGGAGCACTCAACTGGATTCAAGAATGGTATGATCAAAATGGTCCTCAAAGTGCAGAAGAAATTTCTGAAGCCTATGCTTCATACTTATTAAAAATGCTACTGGTAGATAAAAAGTAA
- a CDS encoding ornithine--oxo-acid transaminase produces MNTTTLNKTTEIIEQTQKFGANNYHPLPIVVSKAEGVWVENPEGNRYMDMLSAYSAVNQGHRHPKIIQALKDQADKVTLTSRAFHNDQLGPWYEKICKLTNKEMALPMNTGAEAVETAIKAARRWGYDVKGIAENQAEIIACTGNFHGRTMGAVSLSSDPEYKRGFGPMLPGIKLIPYGDLEALKAAITPNTAAFLIEPIQGEAGIILPPDGFLKTASDLCKENNVLFIADEIQVGLARTGKMFATEWEEVNPDMLILGKALGGGVFPISCVVANSDVLGVFNPGSHGSTFGGNPLACAVSLAALEVIEEEKLAERSLELGTYFLEQLKTIKNPKIKEIRGRGLFIGVELTEEARPYCEQLKEEGLLCKETHDTVIRFAPPLIITKEEIDWAVEKITKVLA; encoded by the coding sequence GTGAATACTACTACTTTAAATAAAACAACAGAAATTATTGAGCAAACACAAAAATTTGGTGCTAATAACTATCATCCACTTCCAATCGTAGTATCTAAGGCAGAGGGAGTATGGGTGGAAAATCCAGAAGGAAACCGCTATATGGATATGCTAAGTGCCTATTCTGCGGTAAACCAAGGACACCGTCATCCTAAAATTATTCAAGCATTAAAAGACCAAGCTGATAAAGTAACGTTAACTTCACGTGCTTTCCATAATGACCAGCTTGGTCCTTGGTATGAAAAAATTTGTAAATTAACGAACAAAGAAATGGCCCTTCCAATGAATACTGGTGCGGAAGCAGTTGAAACAGCCATTAAAGCTGCACGCCGCTGGGGCTATGATGTAAAAGGAATAGCTGAGAATCAAGCTGAAATTATTGCTTGTACAGGTAACTTCCATGGTCGGACGATGGGGGCTGTTTCATTATCTTCTGATCCTGAATATAAGCGCGGTTTTGGTCCAATGCTACCAGGAATTAAGCTAATTCCTTATGGAGATCTTGAAGCATTAAAAGCAGCCATCACACCTAATACGGCAGCATTCTTGATTGAACCGATTCAAGGAGAAGCAGGAATCATTTTACCTCCGGATGGATTCTTAAAAACAGCGTCTGACTTATGTAAAGAAAACAATGTATTATTTATTGCAGATGAAATTCAAGTTGGCCTAGCGCGTACTGGAAAAATGTTTGCCACAGAATGGGAAGAAGTTAACCCTGACATGTTAATTCTAGGAAAAGCGCTTGGTGGCGGAGTATTCCCGATTTCTTGTGTTGTTGCCAATTCCGATGTATTGGGAGTATTTAATCCAGGTTCACATGGTTCTACTTTCGGAGGAAATCCACTCGCTTGTGCCGTATCACTTGCAGCTTTAGAAGTGATTGAGGAAGAAAAACTTGCGGAACGTTCACTTGAATTAGGTACGTATTTCCTTGAACAATTAAAAACGATTAAAAATCCTAAGATTAAAGAAATTAGAGGCAGAGGTTTATTTATCGGTGTAGAACTAACAGAAGAAGCAAGACCATACTGCGAGCAACTAAAAGAAGAGGGCTTATTATGTAAAGAAACACATGATACCGTTATTCGCTTCGCGCCCCCGCTTATCATTACGAAGGAAGAAATTGATTGGGCAGTTGAGAAAATCACAAAGGTTTTAGCTTAA
- a CDS encoding aldehyde dehydrogenase, which translates to MEGFSHLLKEQRDFYLSGKTKDISFRIEALTSLGNMIRSHETEIMAALKKDLNKSDFDSYISEMGILLEEIRFTLKHIREWTQPKKVKTALTQMGSKGYIYSEPYGVALIISPWNYPLQLAIAPLIGAISAGNCAVLKPSELTPETSRLMAELINKTFPQEYVSVVQGDADTTQTLLKEKFDYIFFTGSVSVGRVIMEAAAKHLTPVTLELGGKSPCIVHHDANLKLAAKRIAWGKFINAGQTCVAPDYLYVHKDIKEEFIKTFKESINELYEDIVKNGEFTRIVSERHFNRVTGLLSSGEILHGGNYSIDTLTIEPTVLGGVTWDDPVMQEEIFGPVLPVLEYDNEATMIHKINEHPKPLALYIFSESKEFQGTILDSISFGGGCINDTVMHLSSPYLPFGGVGESGIGAYHGRGSFDVFSHHKSILKQTTTFDLPFRYPNRKDALKQIKRFIK; encoded by the coding sequence ATGGAAGGTTTTAGTCATTTATTGAAAGAACAGCGGGATTTTTATCTATCTGGAAAAACAAAAGATATTTCATTCCGAATAGAAGCATTAACTTCATTAGGAAACATGATTCGCTCGCATGAAACGGAAATAATGGCAGCACTTAAAAAGGATTTAAATAAGAGTGACTTTGACTCTTATATTAGCGAAATGGGAATTTTACTTGAGGAGATTCGCTTTACTCTCAAACATATTAGAGAATGGACTCAGCCTAAAAAAGTTAAAACAGCCCTAACCCAAATGGGATCTAAGGGATATATATATTCTGAGCCTTATGGGGTGGCATTGATCATATCTCCTTGGAATTATCCTTTACAATTAGCCATTGCTCCTCTTATTGGTGCCATTTCAGCGGGAAATTGTGCTGTACTAAAACCCTCTGAACTAACACCAGAAACGTCAAGGCTCATGGCAGAGCTTATCAATAAAACCTTTCCACAAGAATACGTATCCGTTGTCCAAGGTGACGCCGATACCACTCAGACCTTATTAAAAGAAAAATTCGATTATATCTTCTTTACTGGAAGTGTTTCTGTAGGTAGGGTCATTATGGAAGCGGCTGCAAAACACTTAACTCCTGTTACTCTTGAACTAGGAGGAAAAAGTCCTTGCATCGTTCATCATGATGCGAATCTTAAATTAGCAGCAAAACGAATAGCCTGGGGCAAGTTTATCAATGCTGGTCAAACATGTGTAGCCCCTGATTATTTATACGTACACAAAGACATTAAGGAAGAATTTATTAAAACCTTCAAAGAAAGTATTAATGAGCTTTATGAAGATATCGTCAAAAATGGTGAATTTACGAGAATCGTCTCTGAACGTCATTTTAATCGTGTGACCGGCTTACTCTCGAGCGGAGAAATCCTTCATGGCGGCAATTATTCTATCGATACTCTTACAATTGAGCCGACAGTCCTTGGCGGAGTCACTTGGGATGACCCTGTGATGCAGGAGGAAATTTTCGGCCCTGTCCTCCCTGTCCTTGAATACGATAATGAAGCAACCATGATTCATAAAATAAATGAACACCCTAAACCTTTGGCTCTTTATATTTTCTCTGAAAGCAAAGAGTTCCAAGGAACCATTTTAGACTCTATCTCGTTTGGCGGAGGATGTATAAACGATACCGTTATGCACCTTAGTTCACCCTATCTTCCATTTGGAGGTGTAGGTGAAAGTGGAATTGGCGCCTACCATGGCAGAGGAAGCTTCGATGTCTTCTCCCACCATAAAAGTATCTTAAAACAAACGACTACCTTTGATTTACCATTTAGATATCCAAATCGTAAAGATGCACTAAAACAAATTAAACGCTTTATTAAATAA
- a CDS encoding CaiB/BaiF CoA-transferase family protein: MLPLEGIRVLDLTRLLPGPYCSLLLADYGADVIKVEDPKSGDYARWYEPKVNDDQSAMFISLNRNKRSITLDLKDEKDKDAFISLIKTADVLIESFRPGVMDRLGLGFEELKVHNPKLIYCAITGYGQSGPYAKEAGHDINFLSYSGLLHLQGAPNEKPLIPSVQIGDIGGGALMAAIGILLAIIDAKKSNTGQFVDISMLDGALSWMHTILPNYWTSGEKPNRGELTLNGGKACYEIYRTKDNRYISVGALEYKFWKNFCKVIGMEVLIEQLDEPQEQQRLMKQEVQAAIHQKTLEEWLKLFEGIDACVSPVLTPEELADHPQIKHRQMIEDITHPEVGVIKQIGNPIKLSNSTVRTRRHAPGLGEHTKEILKDLGY, translated from the coding sequence TTGTTACCTCTTGAAGGTATTCGAGTCCTTGACCTTACAAGGCTTCTTCCTGGGCCCTATTGCTCATTATTACTAGCTGATTACGGTGCAGATGTGATAAAGGTGGAAGATCCTAAAAGCGGGGATTATGCCCGCTGGTACGAGCCAAAGGTAAACGATGATCAAAGTGCTATGTTTATCTCACTAAATCGCAATAAACGCAGCATTACACTAGACCTTAAAGACGAAAAGGATAAAGATGCTTTTATTTCTTTAATTAAAACTGCGGATGTCCTGATTGAATCATTCCGTCCAGGTGTTATGGATCGGCTAGGGCTTGGGTTTGAGGAATTAAAGGTACATAATCCAAAACTGATTTATTGTGCGATAACCGGTTATGGCCAATCTGGTCCATACGCAAAAGAGGCAGGGCACGATATAAATTTCTTGAGTTACTCAGGACTTTTACATTTGCAAGGCGCTCCGAATGAAAAACCACTTATCCCATCCGTTCAAATTGGTGATATTGGAGGGGGAGCGTTGATGGCTGCTATTGGTATCCTACTTGCTATCATCGATGCAAAGAAATCTAACACCGGGCAGTTTGTAGATATCTCGATGCTTGATGGTGCACTTTCATGGATGCATACGATTCTGCCAAACTATTGGACTTCCGGTGAGAAGCCAAATCGCGGGGAACTGACCTTAAACGGCGGGAAAGCATGTTATGAGATTTATAGAACAAAAGACAATCGATACATTTCCGTTGGAGCACTTGAATATAAGTTTTGGAAGAATTTTTGTAAGGTTATCGGTATGGAAGTACTGATAGAACAACTAGATGAACCCCAAGAACAGCAGCGCTTAATGAAGCAGGAAGTTCAAGCAGCCATCCATCAAAAAACATTAGAAGAATGGCTCAAGCTTTTTGAGGGTATTGATGCCTGTGTCTCCCCAGTCTTAACTCCAGAAGAACTCGCAGATCATCCACAAATTAAACATCGTCAAATGATTGAAGATATCACACATCCAGAAGTGGGAGTAATCAAACAAATAGGAAATCCTATAAAACTATCAAATTCAACTGTTCGTACAAGACGGCATGCACCTGGACTTGGGGAACATACAAAGGAAATTTTGAAGGACCTAGGTTATTAG
- a CDS encoding 3-hydroxyacyl-CoA dehydrogenase, giving the protein MRIQDSIALVTGGASGLGEATVRNIVKNGGKAAILDLSEERGTRLAEELGENAVFYKTNVTSEEDVQNAINAAIAQFGSINTVVNCAGIAVAEKTVGRNQAHSFDNFKKVIEINLIGTFNVIRLAAAQMVNNSPNQEGERGVIINTASVAAFDGQIGQAAYSASKGGVVGMTLPIARDLAKSGIRVMTIAPGLIETPLFGSLSEQAKAALETQVPFPSRLGRPSEYAQLTQSIIENVMLNGETIRLDGAIRMAPR; this is encoded by the coding sequence ATGAGAATACAAGATTCCATTGCTTTGGTAACGGGTGGTGCTTCGGGACTTGGAGAAGCAACTGTCCGAAATATTGTGAAGAACGGCGGAAAAGCCGCTATTCTTGACCTCTCTGAAGAAAGAGGCACAAGGTTAGCAGAAGAATTAGGGGAGAATGCTGTTTTCTACAAAACAAATGTAACGAGCGAGGAAGATGTTCAAAATGCCATCAATGCTGCCATTGCTCAATTTGGCAGCATTAACACGGTGGTGAATTGTGCAGGTATTGCAGTTGCTGAAAAAACAGTAGGCAGAAATCAAGCACATAGTTTTGATAATTTTAAAAAGGTAATTGAAATTAATTTAATTGGCACGTTTAACGTCATTCGCCTTGCTGCTGCCCAAATGGTGAATAATTCGCCGAATCAAGAAGGAGAAAGAGGAGTGATCATCAATACCGCCTCTGTTGCAGCCTTTGATGGTCAAATTGGTCAGGCTGCTTACAGTGCCTCTAAGGGCGGTGTTGTAGGAATGACATTGCCAATTGCCCGCGACTTAGCGAAGTCTGGCATTAGAGTCATGACCATCGCACCGGGATTAATTGAAACACCACTTTTTGGTTCATTGTCTGAACAGGCTAAAGCCGCCTTGGAAACGCAGGTTCCATTCCCATCAAGACTTGGACGCCCATCTGAATATGCTCAATTAACTCAGTCTATCATCGAAAATGTCATGCTTAATGGCGAAACCATCCGATTAGATGGCGCCATTCGTATGGCACCAAGATAA
- a CDS encoding MBL fold metallo-hydrolase, translating to MFKDIGVTQVTIPLPFRLNHVNCFIAEGARGWTIIDAGLNNEVSRDIWRPIIEKHDVTDIILTHYHPDHFGYAGSLQQLTNAEVWMSEIDTEAGLTYWEPESINVVNVNYDRCGLPENLSQVLTTDEKSFNAQVKPYPTIQHYLEEGMKIVFGKYEYEVIFTPGHSDGLITLFNKENSILFSTDHILPRISPNISYWFRGNRNPLQSFMTSLGKIKSLEVDCVIPSHGKPFRNANQRIEELLEHHLERIAETYDAIKQPATIYEVNQQLFRNLNVHETRFAVGETLAHLEYLYLNNQCEKFLQDGTWYYQGL from the coding sequence TTGTTTAAGGATATAGGTGTAACACAAGTCACCATCCCGCTGCCGTTTCGGCTAAATCATGTAAATTGCTTTATAGCAGAAGGTGCTAGAGGATGGACCATCATTGATGCAGGATTAAATAATGAAGTATCGAGGGATATTTGGAGACCTATCATAGAAAAACATGATGTTACTGACATCATTCTAACGCATTACCATCCCGACCATTTTGGGTATGCCGGTTCCCTCCAGCAGCTTACAAATGCAGAGGTGTGGATGTCCGAAATTGACACAGAAGCTGGATTAACCTATTGGGAACCAGAATCTATAAATGTTGTAAATGTCAACTATGACAGGTGCGGCCTTCCTGAAAATTTATCTCAGGTGTTAACCACTGATGAAAAAAGCTTTAACGCGCAAGTAAAACCTTACCCAACCATTCAACACTACCTGGAGGAAGGGATGAAAATCGTATTCGGCAAATACGAATATGAAGTTATTTTTACACCGGGACATTCTGATGGGTTAATTACTTTGTTTAATAAAGAGAATAGTATCCTCTTTTCAACCGATCATATATTACCAAGAATTTCTCCAAATATTTCATACTGGTTCCGTGGTAATCGAAATCCATTACAATCCTTTATGACATCTTTGGGAAAAATTAAATCATTGGAGGTTGACTGTGTGATTCCTTCTCATGGAAAGCCATTTAGAAATGCCAATCAAAGAATTGAAGAATTATTGGAACATCATCTTGAAAGAATAGCGGAGACGTATGATGCTATTAAACAGCCAGCAACCATCTACGAGGTTAATCAACAGTTATTTCGAAACTTGAATGTTCATGAAACTCGCTTTGCTGTTGGAGAAACACTTGCTCACTTGGAGTATTTATATTTAAACAACCAATGTGAAAAATTTCTTCAGGATGGTACATGGTATTACCAGGGGTTATAA
- a CDS encoding thiolase family protein: protein MREVVIVEGVRTPVGKRKGLLSSVRPDELAAKVLKELVNRAGISPGIVQDVILGCVSQVEEQGLNIARTATLMADFPIHVPATTLDRQCGSGQQAIHFASQAILSGDMDIVIAGGVESMTRVPLGSTRKQSGWSETLTSKYEMIHQGLSAERIADQWGFTRTQLDGFSVESHNRALIAQEEGRFDREIMPLEVTIEDGRTVVVKQDEGPRKGSTVEKLSTLKTVFKEDGKIHAGNASQMSDGAAAVLLMSREKAEELGLKPRFRIVARSVVGSDPTLMLTGPIEATRQVLAKAGLTIDDMDTYEVNEAFAPVPMCWLEEIKADPKKLNPNGGAIALGHPLGATGAKLMISMMHELERTGGRYGLQAICEGGGMANGTIIERIIE from the coding sequence ATGCGTGAAGTTGTGATTGTAGAAGGTGTTCGGACACCGGTTGGAAAAAGAAAAGGACTATTGAGTTCAGTTCGTCCAGATGAACTGGCAGCAAAGGTATTAAAAGAATTAGTAAATCGTGCTGGCATTTCTCCAGGAATCGTGCAGGACGTAATCTTAGGCTGTGTTTCCCAGGTGGAAGAACAAGGCCTGAATATTGCGCGTACTGCAACACTAATGGCAGACTTTCCGATCCATGTACCAGCAACTACATTAGATCGTCAGTGCGGATCTGGCCAGCAAGCGATTCACTTTGCTTCCCAAGCCATTCTCAGTGGCGATATGGATATCGTCATTGCAGGCGGAGTAGAAAGTATGACACGTGTTCCACTAGGTTCAACTCGTAAGCAATCAGGCTGGAGTGAAACTCTTACTTCAAAATATGAAATGATTCACCAAGGCTTATCTGCGGAAAGAATTGCAGATCAATGGGGATTTACCCGCACTCAGTTAGATGGATTTTCAGTTGAAAGCCATAATCGTGCTCTAATAGCACAAGAAGAAGGTAGATTTGACAGAGAGATTATGCCTTTAGAAGTGACTATAGAGGATGGTAGAACGGTGGTAGTGAAGCAGGATGAAGGACCTCGTAAGGGTTCCACTGTAGAAAAGTTGTCCACGCTTAAAACAGTCTTTAAAGAAGATGGAAAAATTCATGCAGGAAACGCCAGCCAAATGAGTGACGGTGCTGCAGCTGTTTTATTAATGTCTCGGGAAAAAGCGGAGGAATTAGGTCTTAAACCGCGATTCCGTATTGTTGCCCGTTCCGTAGTAGGATCTGATCCAACATTAATGCTGACTGGTCCAATTGAGGCGACTAGACAGGTTTTAGCCAAAGCTGGTCTAACAATTGACGATATGGACACCTACGAAGTAAACGAAGCGTTTGCTCCAGTACCAATGTGCTGGTTAGAAGAGATTAAGGCTGATCCAAAGAAATTAAATCCAAATGGAGGAGCCATTGCCCTGGGACATCCACTAGGTGCGACTGGTGCAAAATTGATGATTTCAATGATGCATGAATTAGAAAGAACAGGCGGCCGTTATGGATTACAGGCAATTTGTGAAGGCGGCGGTATGGCAAACGGAACAATTATTGAAAGAATAATTGAGTGA
- the pruA gene encoding L-glutamate gamma-semialdehyde dehydrogenase, with protein MKPYTHEPFTNFADETNKQAFQQAFSYVQSQLGKEYPVVIGGESITTDKKIQSINPANKEEVIGSVSMADQELAEKAMQTALTAFESWKKWKPEHRANILFRAAGMLRRRKHEFSAYLVKEAGKPWKEADADTAEAIDFIEYYGRQMLRIKEGFPVQSRDGEYNQYHYIPLGVGIIISPFNFPLAIMAGTTVAAIVSGNTVLLKPANSTPIVAAKFVELMHEAGLPNGVLNFVPGSGAQIGDYLVDHPKTRFVSFTGSREVGCRINERAAKVNPGQIWIKRVIAEMGGKDTVVVDKEADLELAAASIVYSAFGFSGQKCSAGSRAVVHQDVYDEVLEKAVALTKTLTLGNPEDLSNYMGPVIDEKSYKKIMNYIEVGKQEGRLMTGGEGDDSKGYFIQPTIVADLDENSRLMQEEIFGPVVGFSKARDFDHMMKIANNTDYGLTGALISNNREHIERAREEFHVGNLYFNRTCTGAIVGYQPFGGFNMSGTDSKAGGPDYLLLHMQAKTTSETL; from the coding sequence ATGAAACCGTATACGCATGAACCATTTACTAATTTTGCAGATGAAACTAATAAACAAGCATTTCAACAAGCATTTTCCTACGTTCAATCTCAGCTAGGAAAGGAATATCCAGTTGTAATTGGCGGAGAGTCTATTACAACTGATAAAAAAATTCAGTCTATTAATCCAGCAAATAAAGAAGAAGTCATCGGAAGTGTTTCTATGGCAGACCAAGAACTTGCAGAAAAGGCAATGCAAACAGCATTAACTGCATTTGAATCATGGAAAAAGTGGAAGCCTGAGCACCGTGCCAACATCCTATTCCGTGCCGCAGGTATGTTACGTCGCCGTAAACATGAATTTTCTGCTTATCTTGTAAAAGAAGCAGGAAAGCCATGGAAGGAAGCGGATGCTGATACTGCAGAAGCTATTGATTTTATCGAGTATTACGGTCGTCAAATGCTGCGTATTAAAGAAGGTTTTCCTGTTCAAAGCCGTGATGGAGAATATAATCAATACCACTATATTCCACTAGGTGTTGGAATCATTATTTCACCATTTAACTTCCCATTGGCAATTATGGCTGGAACAACTGTTGCAGCAATTGTTTCTGGAAACACGGTTCTTCTCAAGCCTGCAAACTCAACACCAATTGTAGCTGCAAAATTTGTAGAGCTTATGCATGAGGCAGGATTACCGAATGGAGTATTAAACTTTGTACCTGGCAGCGGAGCTCAAATTGGAGATTATCTTGTGGATCATCCAAAAACTCGTTTCGTATCCTTCACTGGTTCCCGTGAGGTAGGCTGCCGAATCAATGAACGAGCTGCAAAAGTTAATCCGGGGCAAATTTGGATTAAACGCGTTATTGCTGAAATGGGCGGTAAGGACACGGTTGTTGTCGATAAAGAAGCTGACTTAGAATTAGCAGCAGCAAGCATTGTTTACTCGGCTTTTGGATTTTCTGGCCAGAAATGTTCAGCAGGCTCCCGAGCGGTTGTTCATCAAGATGTTTATGATGAAGTACTTGAAAAAGCTGTTGCCTTAACAAAGACACTTACACTTGGTAACCCAGAAGATCTATCTAATTATATGGGTCCAGTGATTGATGAAAAATCATATAAGAAAATCATGAATTATATCGAAGTTGGTAAACAAGAAGGCAGATTAATGACTGGCGGAGAAGGCGATGACTCCAAGGGTTACTTTATTCAACCAACGATAGTCGCAGATTTAGATGAAAATTCTCGACTTATGCAAGAAGAGATTTTTGGACCAGTTGTTGGTTTCTCGAAAGCTCGTGATTTCGATCATATGATGAAAATTGCTAATAACACAGACTACGGTCTAACAGGTGCCTTAATTTCTAATAACCGTGAGCACATCGAACGTGCTCGTGAGGAATTCCATGTAGGAAATCTTTATTTTAACCGTACATGTACAGGTGCTATTGTAGGTTATCAGCCATTTGGCGGATTCAATATGTCAGGAACCGATTCAAAGGCTGGAGGACCTGATTATTTACTTCTTCACATGCAAGCTAAAACAACATCTGAAACGCTATAA
- a CDS encoding Glu/Leu/Phe/Val dehydrogenase, whose translation MSVKTVMNELSKEQQKEKESLNLYYSTQTVIQEALTKLGYNSEMYELLKEPIRLLTVRIPVRMDDGTVKVFTGYRSQHNDAVGPTKGGVRFHPDVDEAEVKALSIWMSLKCGITNLPYGGGKGGIICDPRKMSFRELERLSRGYVRAISQIVGPTKDIPAPDVYTNSQIMAWMMDEYSRIREFDSPGFITGKPLVLGGSHGRETATARGVTMCINEAVKKKGKELKGSRVVIQGFGNAGSYLAKFMHDAGAKVVAVSDVYGGVYDPDGLDINYLLDRRDSFGTFSQLFTDTISNKELLELECDILVPAAISNQITEENAANIKAGIIVEAANGPTTLKATKLLTERGVLLVPDILASAGGVTVSYFEWVQNNQGYYWSEEEVMEKLEKVMVSSFDTIYQQSQTHQVDMRLAAYMVGIKKVAEASQFRGWV comes from the coding sequence ATGTCTGTTAAGACTGTGATGAATGAATTGTCAAAAGAACAGCAAAAGGAAAAAGAATCTTTAAACTTATACTACTCTACCCAAACGGTCATACAAGAAGCATTAACGAAGTTAGGCTACAATAGCGAAATGTATGAATTATTAAAAGAACCGATTCGTTTATTAACCGTCAGAATTCCGGTTCGAATGGATGATGGCACGGTAAAAGTATTTACCGGATATCGTTCACAGCATAATGATGCGGTTGGACCAACTAAGGGCGGTGTTCGCTTTCATCCTGATGTGGATGAAGCGGAGGTAAAAGCCTTATCGATTTGGATGAGTTTAAAGTGTGGGATAACTAACCTTCCTTATGGTGGCGGTAAAGGCGGTATCATCTGTGACCCAAGAAAGATGTCTTTCAGAGAGCTTGAGAGATTAAGTCGAGGTTATGTTCGTGCGATTAGTCAGATTGTTGGGCCAACAAAAGATATTCCTGCACCGGATGTTTATACCAACTCACAAATAATGGCATGGATGATGGATGAATATAGTCGTATCCGTGAGTTTGACTCGCCAGGATTTATTACTGGTAAACCTCTTGTATTAGGTGGCTCTCATGGACGTGAAACCGCAACTGCCCGTGGTGTGACTATGTGTATAAACGAAGCGGTTAAGAAAAAAGGAAAAGAGTTAAAAGGATCTCGCGTGGTTATACAAGGTTTTGGAAACGCAGGCAGCTACTTAGCTAAATTTATGCATGACGCTGGAGCAAAGGTTGTCGCTGTTTCCGATGTTTACGGCGGAGTTTATGATCCAGACGGACTTGATATCAATTATTTACTTGATAGAAGAGATAGTTTCGGTACATTCTCTCAGCTATTTACAGACACAATCAGCAACAAGGAATTACTAGAATTAGAATGTGATATTCTTGTACCTGCTGCGATTTCGAACCAAATCACTGAAGAGAATGCAGCTAACATAAAAGCGGGTATTATAGTTGAAGCGGCAAATGGACCGACCACTCTTAAAGCTACTAAGCTTTTAACAGAGCGGGGAGTTCTTCTTGTTCCGGATATTCTTGCAAGTGCAGGCGGGGTTACGGTTTCTTATTTTGAATGGGTGCAAAACAATCAGGGTTACTATTGGTCTGAAGAAGAGGTCATGGAAAAGCTTGAGAAGGTAATGGTTAGTTCTTTTGACACGATTTATCAACAGTCTCAGACACATCAAGTTGATATGCGTTTAGCAGCTTATATGGTTGGAATAAAGAAAGTAGCAGAAGCATCCCAATTCAGAGGTTGGGTTTAA